One genomic region from Haloprofundus salinisoli encodes:
- a CDS encoding Rrf2 family transcriptional regulator, giving the protein MSSIELTPSQKQILTALINLYRQAEDAVKGEDIAAEVNRNPGTIRNQMQSLKALQLVEGVPGPKGGYKPTANAYETLDVQEMDEPATVPLFHEGERVEKANVEEIDLSSVHHPELCRAEIHLQGSVRNFHEGDSVTVGPTPLSKLVVEGTVDGKDDTSNILILRIDDMTAPSEEPEH; this is encoded by the coding sequence ATGTCGTCTATCGAACTCACCCCGAGCCAGAAACAGATACTCACGGCCCTGATAAATCTCTACCGCCAGGCCGAGGACGCAGTGAAAGGCGAAGACATCGCCGCAGAGGTAAACCGGAACCCGGGTACGATTCGCAACCAGATGCAGAGCCTGAAGGCGCTGCAGTTGGTCGAAGGCGTCCCGGGGCCGAAGGGTGGCTACAAGCCGACGGCGAACGCCTACGAGACGCTCGACGTCCAGGAGATGGACGAACCGGCGACGGTTCCGCTGTTCCACGAGGGCGAGCGCGTCGAGAAGGCCAACGTCGAGGAGATCGATCTCTCGAGCGTCCACCACCCCGAACTCTGCCGCGCGGAGATTCACCTGCAGGGGTCGGTCCGCAACTTCCACGAGGGCGACAGCGTCACCGTTGGCCCGACGCCGCTGTCGAAACTCGTCGTCGAGGGAACCGTCGACGGGAAGGACGACACGAGCAACATCCTCATCCTCCGCATCGACGACATGACAGCGCCGTCGGAGGAACCGGAACACTAG
- the gyrB gene encoding DNA topoisomerase (ATP-hydrolyzing) subunit B, with the protein MSQDSEYGAGQIQVLEGLQAVRKRPAMYIGSTDVRGLHHLVYEVVDNSIDEALAGYCDAIEVTIHDDGSVSVSDNGRGIPVDTHEQYDRPAVEVIMTVLHAGGKFDNKSYQVSGGLHGVGVSVVNALSHWLEVEIKRDGGVWKHRFDRGEPDQGEFERVRDLEADETTGTTIQFWPDSEIFETMEFDFSTLATRLRELAFLNSGVEITLTDERSEESETFYYDGGIREFVEYLNETKTALHDDVVYFEDEDQNIQVEVAMQATDELQGSIHAFANNISTREGGTHLTGFKTALTRVVNDYASKQGLIDDLDDNLRGEDVREGLTAVISVKHPDPQFEGQTKTKLGNSEVRGIVESATHKHLSTYFEENPATAQAIIRKAAEAAKARKAAKKAEELTRRKSALESTALPGKLADCQTRDPAESELFIVEGDSAGGSAKQGRDRHNQAILPLRGKILNVEKHRLDRILENNEVRALITAIGAGIGEEFDVENARYHKIILMTDADVDGAHIRTLLLTLLYRHMKPLLEAGYVYAAQPPLYRIRYRGETYDAMTEQERERIIEEKCNGNPTRIQRFKGLGEMNPEQLWETTMDPDNRILKQITIEDAAQADRMFNVLMGDAVEPRKQFIKDHATDAEWVDI; encoded by the coding sequence ATGTCCCAAGACAGCGAGTACGGCGCTGGGCAGATTCAGGTCCTCGAGGGCCTGCAAGCCGTCCGGAAACGTCCGGCGATGTACATCGGTTCTACAGACGTTCGTGGACTGCATCATCTGGTCTACGAAGTCGTCGACAACTCCATCGACGAAGCCCTCGCGGGCTACTGTGACGCTATCGAGGTGACGATTCACGACGATGGCTCGGTGTCGGTCTCCGACAACGGCCGCGGCATCCCCGTCGACACCCACGAACAGTACGACCGCCCGGCGGTCGAAGTCATCATGACCGTCCTCCACGCAGGCGGGAAGTTCGACAACAAATCCTACCAGGTCTCCGGCGGCCTCCACGGCGTCGGTGTCTCCGTCGTCAACGCGCTCTCGCACTGGCTGGAAGTCGAAATCAAGCGCGACGGCGGCGTCTGGAAGCACCGCTTCGACCGCGGCGAGCCCGACCAAGGCGAGTTCGAACGCGTCCGCGACCTCGAGGCCGACGAGACCACCGGAACGACGATTCAGTTCTGGCCCGACTCCGAGATCTTCGAGACGATGGAGTTCGACTTCTCCACGCTCGCCACTCGCCTCCGCGAACTGGCGTTTCTCAACTCCGGCGTCGAAATCACGCTCACCGACGAGCGCTCCGAGGAGTCGGAGACGTTCTACTACGACGGCGGCATCCGCGAGTTCGTCGAGTACCTCAACGAGACGAAGACCGCCCTCCACGACGACGTCGTCTACTTCGAAGACGAAGACCAGAACATCCAGGTCGAAGTCGCGATGCAGGCGACCGACGAGCTCCAGGGCTCGATACACGCCTTCGCCAACAACATCAGCACTCGCGAAGGCGGCACCCACCTCACCGGATTCAAGACGGCGCTCACCCGCGTCGTCAACGACTATGCGAGCAAGCAGGGACTCATCGACGACTTAGACGACAACCTCCGCGGCGAGGACGTCCGAGAGGGCCTTACCGCGGTAATCTCCGTCAAACACCCCGACCCGCAGTTCGAGGGGCAGACGAAGACCAAGTTGGGCAACTCGGAGGTCCGCGGCATCGTCGAGAGCGCGACGCACAAGCACCTCTCGACGTACTTCGAGGAGAACCCGGCGACGGCGCAGGCGATAATCCGCAAGGCCGCCGAGGCCGCCAAGGCCCGGAAAGCAGCGAAGAAGGCCGAAGAACTGACGCGCCGCAAGAGCGCGCTCGAATCGACGGCGCTGCCCGGCAAACTCGCCGACTGTCAGACCCGCGACCCCGCCGAGTCCGAGCTGTTCATCGTCGAGGGTGACTCCGCGGGCGGCAGCGCCAAACAGGGCCGCGACCGGCACAACCAGGCCATCCTCCCGCTGCGCGGGAAGATTCTCAACGTCGAGAAGCACCGCCTGGACCGAATTCTGGAGAACAACGAGGTTCGCGCGCTCATCACGGCCATCGGCGCGGGAATCGGCGAGGAGTTCGACGTCGAGAACGCCCGCTACCACAAGATCATCCTGATGACCGACGCCGACGTCGACGGCGCGCACATCCGAACGCTCCTGTTGACGCTCCTGTATCGTCACATGAAGCCGCTTCTGGAGGCCGGCTACGTCTACGCGGCGCAACCGCCGCTGTACCGCATCCGCTACCGCGGCGAGACGTACGACGCCATGACGGAGCAGGAACGCGAGCGCATCATCGAGGAGAAGTGCAACGGGAATCCGACGCGCATCCAGCGGTTCAAGGGGCTCGGCGAGATGAACCCCGAGCAGCTGTGGGAGACGACGATGGACCCCGACAACCGCATCCTCAAGCAGATCACCATCGAGGACGCCGCCCAGGCCGACCGCATGTTCAACGTGCTGATGGGCGACGCCGTCGAACCGCGAAAACAGTTCATCAAAGACCACGCCACCGACGCCGAGTGGGTGGACATTTAA
- the rocF gene encoding arginase, which yields MTRTVRIIGAPTDYGANRRGVDMGPSAIRYAGLAEQLENAGVAPEDAGDLPVPRAEERDPESHSPSQGHAKFLRETEEVSTRLADDVADALDDGVTPLVLGGDHSVAIGSLVGSARDADIGALWFDAHGDLNTPTTTPSGNVHGMPLAAGLGIADFGGVEWANAPGLEPENVALVGLRSLDDAERELIRTTDLTAFTMSDIDERGITDVVDDALDVVTDGTDGVHVSLDLDWLDPKEAPGVGTPVRGGVSYREAHSALETVAQSEALRSLEVVEVNPILDEHNETAELATELAASALGKTIL from the coding sequence ATGACTCGTACGGTCCGAATCATCGGCGCACCGACCGACTACGGGGCGAACCGACGCGGCGTCGACATGGGGCCGTCGGCGATTCGCTACGCCGGCCTCGCCGAGCAGCTGGAGAACGCGGGCGTCGCCCCCGAGGACGCGGGCGACCTGCCAGTCCCGCGCGCCGAGGAGCGCGACCCGGAGTCCCATTCCCCGTCGCAGGGACACGCGAAGTTCCTCCGCGAGACCGAAGAGGTCTCGACGCGGTTGGCCGACGACGTCGCCGACGCCCTCGACGACGGCGTGACGCCGCTGGTGCTCGGTGGCGACCACTCCGTCGCCATCGGCTCGCTCGTCGGCTCCGCGCGCGACGCCGACATCGGGGCCCTCTGGTTCGACGCCCACGGCGACCTGAACACGCCGACGACGACGCCCAGCGGTAACGTCCACGGGATGCCGCTGGCGGCGGGTCTCGGCATCGCCGACTTCGGCGGCGTCGAGTGGGCCAACGCGCCGGGGCTCGAACCCGAGAACGTCGCGCTCGTCGGCCTCCGCAGCCTCGACGACGCCGAACGCGAACTCATCCGCACCACCGACCTCACGGCGTTTACCATGTCCGACATCGACGAGCGCGGCATCACCGACGTCGTCGACGACGCCCTCGACGTGGTGACCGACGGCACCGACGGCGTCCACGTCAGCCTCGACCTGGACTGGCTCGACCCCAAGGAAGCCCCCGGCGTCGGCACGCCCGTCCGCGGCGGCGTCAGCTACCGCGAGGCGCACTCGGCGCTGGAGACGGTCGCCCAGTCGGAGGCGCTGCGGTCGCTCGAGGTCGTCGAGGTGAACCCCATCCTCGACGAACACAACGAGACGGCCGAGTTGGCGACGGAACTGGCCGCGAGCGCGCTGGGCAAGACGATTCTCTGA
- a CDS encoding NAD(P)/FAD-dependent oxidoreductase — protein MTQKVVVLGAGYAGAGAVKAFEDEIEDGEAELTWVSDRDYHLVLHEVHRVIRDPSVESKVAVPIDDIKSPETNFVKGHVENVDVDERVVELSDDRTVEYDYLLVGLGSATAFYGIEGLEEYSLTLKSLDDAREIHEEIKTAAEDASRSDPAQVIVGGAGLSGIQAAGEIAEFRDKHRAPLDIKLVEGLDEVFPGNDPELQGALRKRLNVQDIEIMTGEFISKVDEETISVGEETELDYDVFIWTGGITGQKEVAEAKLDKDERSNRIFAGSDFSTSDERVFAIGDSALVDQGNDNVAPPTAQAAWQAAEVAGENLARTIRGQPLKTWTHKDKGTLVSIGEMAVAHGVMGVPVQTFGGPGAKVLKKAVATRWIADISSAKRAVTAWDDM, from the coding sequence ATGACTCAGAAGGTCGTCGTTCTCGGTGCCGGGTACGCCGGTGCCGGCGCGGTGAAAGCGTTCGAAGACGAGATCGAAGACGGCGAAGCCGAACTCACGTGGGTTTCCGACCGCGACTACCACCTCGTGCTCCACGAGGTCCACCGGGTCATCCGCGACCCGAGCGTCGAGTCGAAAGTCGCCGTCCCCATCGACGACATCAAATCGCCGGAGACGAACTTCGTGAAAGGTCACGTCGAGAACGTCGACGTCGACGAGCGCGTCGTCGAACTGAGCGACGACCGCACCGTCGAGTACGACTACCTGCTCGTCGGCCTCGGCAGCGCGACCGCCTTCTACGGCATCGAAGGGCTCGAAGAGTACTCGCTGACGCTCAAGAGCCTCGACGACGCCCGCGAGATCCACGAGGAGATCAAGACGGCCGCAGAGGACGCCTCGCGCAGCGACCCCGCGCAGGTCATCGTCGGCGGGGCGGGCCTCTCGGGTATCCAGGCGGCGGGCGAGATCGCGGAGTTCCGCGACAAGCACCGCGCGCCCCTCGACATCAAACTCGTCGAAGGGCTGGACGAGGTGTTCCCCGGCAACGACCCCGAACTACAGGGTGCGCTCCGCAAGCGCCTCAACGTGCAGGATATCGAAATCATGACCGGCGAGTTCATCTCGAAAGTCGACGAGGAGACCATCTCCGTCGGCGAGGAGACGGAACTCGACTACGACGTGTTCATCTGGACCGGCGGTATCACGGGCCAGAAGGAAGTCGCGGAGGCGAAACTCGACAAGGACGAGCGCTCGAACCGCATCTTCGCGGGGTCGGACTTCTCGACGAGCGACGAGCGCGTCTTCGCCATCGGTGACTCGGCGCTCGTCGACCAGGGCAACGACAACGTCGCCCCGCCGACCGCACAGGCGGCGTGGCAGGCGGCGGAAGTCGCCGGCGAGAACCTCGCACGGACGATTCGCGGTCAGCCGCTGAAGACGTGGACGCACAAGGACAAGGGGACGCTCGTCTCCATCGGCGAGATGGCCGTCGCCCACGGCGTGATGGGCGTTCCCGTCCAGACGTTCGGCGGCCCGGGCGCGAAGGTCCTCAAGAAGGCGGTTGCGACGCGCTGGATCGCCGACATCTCGTCGGCCAAGCGCGCCGTCACCGCTTGGGACGACATGTAA
- a CDS encoding DUF389 domain-containing protein, giving the protein MRHVHIFVPAEERPAVEETLSELDVDYAVTSDGSGTEAKVLFQFPVPVDGVREVLEDLHDAGVEEGTYTVVGSAEAVLTPNVDRLQKRYAQDFTPLAEFELKSKAESLSRDDYSYVWMLFLSAIIATAGLLIDSPAIVVGSMVIAPIMGPILTATVGATTSNWEMCVAGVRQQVLGLGVAVVGATVTAFTLKELSLVSSTLAPASIELVSLRLAPSSVAILVGVAAGAAATFGVTTKGPLSLIGVMVAAALIPAAGVTGIGVAWGAPLLVLGTLLLLAATVLAIDVAMIATLSFLGYRSSVDSLRGYLQNDAVNVPAVALAALVLLAGVGVVTVGTVQQSAYQRTVNQQVEEVLGQQQYSDLQATSVSVQYAYPVGFANRETVTVTVTRTTDRSYSSLPSDIQQEIRAETGQNPVVRVRFVDYSQTNYSSASAVGVSADSISDSASSPTLAAGITSTAAT; this is encoded by the coding sequence GTGCGCCACGTCCACATCTTCGTCCCCGCCGAGGAGCGCCCGGCGGTCGAAGAGACGCTCTCGGAACTCGACGTCGACTACGCCGTCACGAGCGACGGCAGCGGTACTGAGGCGAAGGTTCTCTTCCAGTTCCCCGTCCCCGTCGACGGGGTTCGAGAGGTGCTCGAAGACCTTCACGACGCCGGGGTAGAGGAGGGAACCTACACCGTCGTCGGCAGCGCCGAGGCGGTGTTGACGCCGAACGTCGACCGGCTTCAGAAGCGGTACGCGCAGGACTTCACCCCGTTAGCGGAGTTCGAACTCAAATCGAAAGCCGAGTCGTTGAGCCGCGACGACTACTCCTACGTCTGGATGCTATTTCTCAGCGCCATCATCGCCACGGCGGGGTTGCTCATCGACTCGCCGGCCATCGTCGTCGGATCGATGGTCATCGCGCCCATCATGGGGCCGATACTCACCGCGACGGTCGGCGCGACGACGAGCAACTGGGAGATGTGCGTCGCCGGCGTCCGCCAGCAGGTTCTCGGCCTCGGCGTCGCCGTCGTCGGCGCGACGGTCACCGCGTTCACGCTGAAGGAACTCTCGCTCGTCTCGTCGACGCTCGCCCCCGCGAGCATCGAACTCGTCAGCCTCCGCCTCGCCCCCAGTTCGGTCGCCATCCTCGTCGGAGTCGCCGCCGGGGCCGCGGCGACGTTCGGCGTCACGACGAAGGGGCCGCTGTCGCTTATCGGCGTGATGGTCGCGGCGGCGCTCATCCCCGCGGCGGGCGTCACCGGCATCGGCGTCGCGTGGGGTGCGCCGCTGCTCGTGCTCGGGACGCTGTTGCTTCTGGCCGCGACGGTGCTCGCTATCGACGTCGCGATGATCGCTACGCTGTCGTTCTTGGGGTACCGCTCCAGCGTCGATAGCCTCCGCGGCTACCTGCAAAACGACGCCGTCAACGTGCCCGCCGTCGCGCTCGCGGCGCTGGTTCTCCTCGCGGGAGTGGGCGTCGTCACGGTCGGAACGGTTCAGCAGTCGGCCTACCAACGGACGGTGAACCAGCAGGTCGAAGAGGTGCTTGGGCAGCAGCAGTACAGCGACCTCCAGGCGACGAGCGTCAGCGTCCAGTACGCCTACCCGGTCGGCTTCGCCAACCGCGAGACGGTGACCGTCACGGTCACGCGGACGACCGACAGGTCGTACTCGTCGCTCCCGAGTGATATACAGCAGGAGATACGCGCGGAGACGGGACAGAACCCCGTCGTCCGCGTCCGGTTCGTCGACTACTCGCAGACGAACTACTCGTCGGCGTCGGCGGTCGGCGTCTCTGCGGATTCGATATCTGACTCCGCCTCTTCGCCGACACTCGCGGCGGGGATCACGTCGACGGCGGCGACGTAG
- a CDS encoding DUF389 domain-containing protein: protein MRLIKLLVDEANKQSVVDVLETENIDFVVTKNDSERRDTVLVEFPLPTQAVGYVIDELREAGVDDRKYTVIASAETAKTRNYHQLEERFVAGVEENDAVAREEIRAKALDMHRSKLTYYSMTMFSAIVAAAGLLMDSPAVVVGAMVIAPQVGSALIAGVGISLNDRRMIRIGFAQQFFGFGAAILGAFALGMLLQSGQIVTSVLDVSTVSQISKRISPGLLSLLVGLCAGAAGAFGLATALPVSLVGVMIAAALIPAAAAIGIGLAWGLPSVYLGASVLLVANAVAVNVSAFLVLWYLGYRPDSWTENTREVNNGESTTETNDRSQYFGAAAALLLLGGIFAGAGGLLVGQMGFDNDVNTAVEQVMQNDRYSELELTSMRTEVGMTRYFGQTPEVTVVVMRPADETYPNLAATLRKQIRQETGRDVAVSVEFREGQHAGQSLRAPVQVVENR from the coding sequence ATGCGGCTCATCAAGCTCCTTGTCGACGAGGCCAACAAACAGAGTGTCGTCGACGTTCTGGAGACTGAGAACATCGACTTCGTGGTCACGAAAAACGACTCCGAGCGCAGAGACACCGTCCTCGTCGAGTTCCCGCTCCCGACGCAGGCCGTCGGCTACGTCATCGACGAGCTCCGCGAGGCGGGCGTCGACGACCGGAAGTACACCGTCATCGCCAGCGCCGAGACGGCGAAAACCCGCAACTACCACCAACTCGAAGAGCGATTCGTCGCCGGCGTCGAAGAGAACGACGCGGTGGCGCGCGAGGAGATTCGCGCGAAGGCGCTCGACATGCACCGGAGCAAGTTGACGTACTACTCGATGACGATGTTCAGCGCCATCGTCGCGGCGGCGGGGCTGCTCATGGACTCGCCCGCCGTCGTCGTCGGCGCGATGGTCATCGCCCCCCAGGTCGGTTCCGCGCTCATCGCGGGCGTCGGCATCTCGCTGAACGACCGCCGGATGATTCGCATCGGGTTCGCCCAGCAGTTCTTCGGCTTCGGCGCAGCGATTCTCGGGGCGTTCGCGCTGGGAATGCTCCTGCAGTCCGGGCAGATCGTCACGTCCGTTCTGGACGTGTCGACGGTCAGCCAGATTAGCAAACGCATCTCACCCGGCCTACTTTCGCTGCTGGTCGGTCTCTGCGCGGGGGCCGCCGGAGCGTTCGGCCTCGCGACGGCGCTGCCCGTCTCGCTCGTCGGCGTCATGATCGCCGCGGCGCTCATTCCGGCGGCCGCGGCCATCGGCATCGGGCTGGCGTGGGGTCTGCCGAGCGTCTACCTCGGCGCGAGCGTGCTCCTCGTCGCCAACGCGGTGGCGGTCAACGTCTCGGCGTTTCTCGTGCTCTGGTATCTCGGCTACCGACCCGACTCGTGGACCGAGAACACCCGCGAGGTCAACAACGGCGAGTCCACCACCGAGACGAACGACCGCTCGCAGTATTTCGGGGCCGCGGCCGCGCTGTTGCTTCTCGGGGGCATCTTCGCCGGAGCGGGCGGCCTCCTGGTCGGCCAGATGGGGTTCGACAACGACGTGAACACCGCCGTCGAGCAGGTGATGCAAAACGACCGGTACAGCGAACTCGAACTCACGTCGATGCGGACGGAGGTAGGGATGACGCGCTACTTCGGACAGACGCCGGAGGTGACCGTCGTCGTGATGCGGCCGGCCGACGAGACGTATCCGAATCTCGCGGCGACGCTCCGCAAGCAGATTCGACAGGAAACGGGGCGCGACGTCGCCGTCTCGGTCGAGTTCCGCGAGGGACAACACGCCGGACAGTCGCTGCGCGCGCCGGTTCAGGTCGTCGAGAACCGGTAG
- the gyrA gene encoding DNA gyrase subunit A codes for MSSELPDPDVNAEAASVQTARIEDEMEQSYIDYAMSVIAGRALPDVRDGLKPVHRRILYAMHEAGVTSRSSHRKSSSIVGETMGDYHPHGDSALYDALARMAQDFSMRYPLVDGQGNFGSVDGDPPAAMRYTEARMASIAEELLSDIEKDTVDYRPNYDDRLEEPGVLPAAFPNLLVNGSSGIAVGMSTNIPPHNLAEVIDATIHLIDNPDCTVEDLMEFVKGPDFPTGANIVGRNTVHQAYKTGRGRIRVRAEFEVEDDERIVITELPFQENKARLVERIADNVNEGKIEGVRDLRDESDRDGIRIVVELKRDAIAEVVKNQLLEHHLESTFGVINLALVDGEPRVLTLKETLEEYVDHRREVVRRRSEYDLEEADDRAHILEGRLTALENVDDVVELIRDSESRDDAKEALMEAYDFSEAQVGHIVSMQLGSLTSMEAEAIEDEYEEVQATIERLNEILDNESELLGVIKDELREVKEEYGDERRTSFIEDTGSVTREDLIPQEDTVVVVTEDDYIKRMPAAEFRAQGRGGKGIIGTDLKEGDRVSSVFFANTHDYLLVFTTHGQVYQLKTYQIPEMGRTARGKSAVNLLDLDADEEITAVVNTDEMDDDEFLTMVTRDGYAKRTAVDDFANILSTGIRAIRLEDGDELADVEVTDGERDLVIATEGGMSIRFDEDEVRAMGRSARGVRGIDLTADDHVAGVAAIDLSQHDWLLTVTQNGYGKRSDLEDYRKQSRNGKGLIDIKTNDRNGTVCAIEAVASGDHLLVMSEEGQIMRTRVDDISKYGRNTMGVIVMDLGEGDYVAAVDVIPAASVGEEAESDIESAETPTADADE; via the coding sequence ATGAGTTCAGAACTTCCCGACCCGGACGTGAACGCGGAAGCCGCGAGCGTCCAGACGGCACGCATCGAAGACGAGATGGAGCAGTCGTACATCGACTACGCGATGTCCGTCATCGCCGGACGCGCCCTCCCGGACGTCCGTGACGGACTCAAGCCCGTCCACCGGCGCATCCTCTACGCGATGCACGAGGCGGGCGTCACCTCGCGCTCCAGCCACCGCAAGAGTTCCTCCATCGTCGGCGAGACGATGGGTGACTACCACCCGCACGGCGACTCCGCCCTCTACGACGCCCTCGCCCGGATGGCGCAGGATTTCTCCATGCGCTACCCGCTGGTCGACGGCCAGGGCAACTTCGGCTCCGTCGACGGCGACCCGCCGGCGGCGATGCGGTACACGGAGGCGCGGATGGCCTCCATCGCCGAGGAACTGCTCTCGGACATCGAGAAGGACACCGTCGACTACCGGCCGAACTACGACGACCGCCTGGAGGAACCGGGCGTGCTCCCCGCGGCGTTCCCGAACCTGCTGGTCAACGGGTCGTCGGGGATCGCCGTCGGCATGTCGACGAACATCCCGCCGCACAACCTCGCGGAGGTCATCGACGCGACGATTCACCTCATCGACAACCCCGACTGCACCGTTGAGGACCTGATGGAGTTCGTGAAGGGACCGGACTTCCCGACGGGCGCGAACATCGTCGGCCGCAACACCGTCCACCAGGCGTACAAGACCGGCCGCGGTCGCATCCGCGTCCGAGCGGAGTTCGAGGTCGAAGACGACGAGCGCATCGTCATCACCGAACTGCCGTTCCAGGAGAACAAAGCGCGACTCGTCGAGCGCATCGCCGACAACGTCAATGAGGGTAAGATAGAGGGCGTCCGCGACCTGCGCGACGAGTCCGACCGCGACGGGATCCGCATCGTCGTCGAACTGAAGCGCGACGCCATCGCGGAGGTCGTCAAGAACCAACTGCTCGAACACCACCTCGAATCGACGTTCGGAGTCATCAACCTCGCGCTCGTCGACGGCGAACCGCGCGTGCTCACCCTCAAGGAGACGCTGGAGGAGTACGTCGACCACCGCCGTGAGGTCGTCCGTCGCCGCAGCGAGTACGATCTCGAAGAGGCCGACGACCGCGCGCACATCCTCGAAGGTCGGCTGACCGCGCTCGAAAACGTCGACGACGTGGTCGAACTCATCCGCGACTCCGAGAGCCGCGACGACGCCAAGGAGGCGCTGATGGAGGCGTACGACTTCTCGGAGGCGCAGGTCGGCCACATCGTCTCAATGCAGCTCGGTTCTTTGACCTCGATGGAAGCCGAAGCCATCGAAGACGAGTACGAGGAGGTGCAGGCGACCATCGAGCGCCTCAACGAGATTCTCGACAACGAGTCCGAACTGCTCGGCGTCATCAAGGACGAACTCCGCGAGGTGAAAGAGGAGTACGGCGACGAGCGCCGGACGAGCTTCATCGAGGACACCGGCAGCGTCACCCGCGAGGACCTCATCCCGCAGGAGGACACGGTCGTCGTCGTCACGGAGGACGACTACATCAAGCGAATGCCCGCCGCCGAGTTCCGCGCGCAGGGCCGCGGCGGGAAGGGTATCATCGGCACGGACCTCAAGGAGGGCGACCGGGTGTCGTCGGTGTTCTTCGCCAACACTCACGACTACCTGTTGGTCTTCACCACCCACGGCCAAGTCTACCAGCTGAAGACCTACCAGATACCGGAGATGGGTCGGACCGCCCGCGGGAAGTCCGCGGTGAATCTGCTCGATTTGGACGCCGACGAGGAGATTACGGCGGTCGTCAACACCGACGAGATGGACGACGACGAGTTCCTTACGATGGTCACCCGCGACGGCTACGCCAAGCGGACCGCCGTCGACGACTTCGCGAACATCCTCTCGACGGGCATCCGCGCGATTCGCCTCGAAGACGGCGACGAACTCGCCGACGTGGAGGTGACAGACGGCGAGCGCGACCTCGTTATCGCCACCGAGGGTGGCATGAGCATCCGCTTCGACGAGGACGAAGTCCGCGCGATGGGCCGCAGCGCCCGCGGCGTCCGCGGCATCGACCTCACCGCCGACGACCACGTCGCCGGCGTCGCCGCCATCGACCTCAGCCAGCACGACTGGCTGCTCACGGTGACGCAGAACGGCTACGGCAAGCGCAGCGACCTCGAAGATTACCGTAAGCAGTCCCGCAACGGGAAAGGTCTCATCGACATCAAGACCAACGACCGCAACGGCACCGTCTGCGCAATCGAGGCCGTCGCCTCCGGCGACCATCTGCTCGTGATGAGCGAGGAGGGCCAGATCATGCGTACCCGCGTCGACGACATCTCGAAGTACGGTCGCAACACGATGGGCGTCATCGTGATGGACTTAGGCGAGGGCGACTACGTCGCCGCCGTCGACGTGATCCCCGCCGCGAGTGTCGGCGAAGAGGCGGAGTCAGATATCGAATCCGCAGAGACGCCGACCGCCGACGCCGACGAGTAG
- a CDS encoding NAD-dependent epimerase/dehydratase family protein: protein MQDQRVLVTGGAGFIGSNLANHLAVDNDVVAVDDLYLGTPENLSEAVEFVEGSVLDDDLPTDVDVVFHLAALSSYAMHEENPRRGTRVNVEGFVNTVDQARQDGCDTVVYASTSSIYGSRTEPSPESMTVEARTGYEASKLARERYAEYFHNHYELSLAGMRFFSVYQGFGGAEEHKGQYANTVAQFAHTIANGERPELFGDGSQTRDFTHVDDIVRGLELAADHRLQGIYNLGTGESYDFNEMVAMINEALGTDVEPEYVENPLDIYVHDTMADASKMREETGWEPKIGFEEGVRRVCAPYLDE, encoded by the coding sequence ATGCAGGATCAGCGAGTTCTCGTCACCGGGGGGGCCGGATTCATCGGGTCGAACCTCGCAAACCACCTCGCCGTCGACAACGACGTGGTGGCCGTCGACGACCTCTATCTCGGCACGCCCGAGAACCTCTCCGAAGCGGTGGAGTTCGTCGAGGGGAGCGTCCTCGACGACGACCTTCCCACCGACGTCGACGTCGTGTTTCACCTCGCGGCGCTCTCCTCGTACGCGATGCACGAGGAGAACCCGCGACGCGGCACGCGCGTCAACGTCGAGGGGTTCGTCAACACCGTCGACCAGGCTCGACAGGACGGCTGCGACACCGTCGTCTACGCCTCTACGTCCTCTATCTACGGTAGTCGAACCGAACCGTCGCCCGAGTCGATGACCGTCGAGGCGCGAACCGGCTACGAGGCGTCGAAACTCGCCCGCGAGCGTTACGCGGAGTACTTCCACAACCACTACGAGCTGTCGCTCGCGGGGATGCGCTTCTTCTCGGTGTACCAGGGCTTCGGCGGGGCTGAGGAGCACAAGGGTCAGTACGCCAACACCGTCGCGCAGTTCGCGCACACGATCGCCAACGGGGAGCGACCCGAACTGTTCGGCGACGGCTCGCAGACCCGCGATTTCACCCACGTCGACGACATCGTCCGTGGACTCGAACTCGCCGCCGACCACCGATTGCAGGGCATCTACAACCTCGGTACCGGCGAGAGCTACGACTTCAACGAGATGGTGGCGATGATAAACGAGGCTCTCGGCACCGACGTCGAACCGGAGTACGTCGAGAACCCCCTCGACATCTACGTCCACGACACGATGGCCGACGCCTCGAAGATGCGCGAGGAGACGGGGTGGGAACCGAAAATCGGCTTCGAGGAGGGCGTCCGCCGCGTCTGTGCGCCGTATCTCGACGAGTAA